CAAGGTCTGTTGTGACACATGATTGGGTCTTCGTCGCTATTATCTTTGCAGTCTGTATCACCATCGCATTTCCAACTGTCCAAAATACAGCGTCCTGACGATTTGCACTTGAATTCCAGTAAAGGACATTCGTGTGAACACTGGGCTTCATCACTGCCATCTCCACAATCATCAGTTCCGTCACAAATGGTCGCGGCTGGTGTGCAATTGGTGTTTTTACACTGGAACGACCCAGCGCGGCAATGCCTAACTGGGCACGTGTCTGGTTCATCAGATCCGTCCATACAATCCTTCTCGCCATCGCACTTCCAGAACCAAGGAATACACTTCTCATCACGCCCGTTACATCTGTGTTGGCCATCGGTACAATTCGCTATACAAGTCTTCTGGTCCCTCGCTAAGTAGAATTGATTAGGACATGCGCATTTGTATGTCGTTGCACCTTCTTCTCCGTAACCTTCGATGTTTAAGTAGCTGGATTCATGAGGAGGCGCTATTAGACATAGATGGGAACATCCTCCATTGTTATCACCACAAGGATTCGTATACGGCAGTTGCCTCAACGGATGAACTACATGGATATCATAAGGCCTATGTGTAGTATTCCTCAGAACTGCTAGATTCTCTCCAGAATGCTTGTTAGCCTTGCTTATCGCCTTCAAATTCCAGTCGGTCCAGTAAATTTCATCGTCGAAAAGACTAAGAGCGAATACGTGAGGCACTTTAGTTCCAGACAAAACAACATGCCTGTGACGTCCTTCTAAATCAGCTGATCCAATATAATCCAAATGAGCATCAGCCCAATAAATCCTGTCAGTGAAATAATCTATGGTCAAAGCGTTCGGCCATGCAATGTCTTGTTCCCAGTTTAGTATAACAGTGAAGTTTGAACCATCCATTCCCATTTTGCCAATGTACGCCTGCAAATGCCAGGATGTGAAGTACAAATAACCAGTGCCAGGGTGGACTACTATGGCTCTAGGATCTGCTACTCCTGTCTTAAGAGTCTTACGTCTTGTGCCGTCTAATTCCGAAACGTCTAAGTTCTTCGAATGTCTATCAAGCCAATATAGTTTCCTTCCAATCCAGTCTATAGCAATGCCTTCTAAAGCATGTGAATCGTGACGAATAACTACTTCTTTAGTCGGATTTGGTTCAGTGTAATCCGATCTGTAAATAGTCTTGGCAGAAACATCAGCGAAGTACATCTTGTGctctttaaaatcaaaatctataGCCACAACATTCATGAGGTCTTGGTGGACTAAATTGTAGATGGATGCGTCAGTCGACATGTTTCTGACATAATATTTGTTGGTAAAGATGACCCATGCTGACGTATTATCTTTTCGTTTACATGTGTGTTCGTCTGCTTCTCTCTCGTAGTACTGATCATTACATTTGCAGTAATAAGATCCTGGGGTATTTGAGCATAATTGGGAACAAACTCCTGGTGTTTCAACGCATTCGTCGACGTCGGCGCAAGCTTTTCCGTCAGGTAATAATTTGTATCCTTGATTACAATCGCAGTAGTATCCAGTGAGAGTGTCGACGCATTTGTGTCCGCATTGATTGATTTCAAGTTTGGCGCATTCGTCAACGTGACAATGCGCTGGTTCATCAGACTCATCAGTACAATCAGCCACTTTGTTACAAACGAGGCGGTTATCGATACATTGATCGTTATTACATTTGAATTGTCCGTTCGGACACGTCTTGTTCTGTTTCGTACAGCCGACTTCATCGGAATGGTCACCGCAATCGTCTTCTCCATCGCATCGGAAGTGATTTCTGATGCATTTGAAGTTCTGACAGGTAAATTCTTGGTCTGAACATTGCTTATATTCTTTGTTGCAGCGTTTGCCTTCGTCTGAACCATCTCCACAGTCATTGTCATGATCGCATACCCATCCTTCGTTGATGCATCGTCCATTGTTGCACTGAAACTGGTCGTCGGCACAAGGTGCAGGCGCGGCGCAGTGATGTATAGTGGAATTTTCATCAGCTCCATCAATACAATCTGGATCTCCATCACAGAGCCATTTTCTTGGAATACACTGCGCACGACCCCAGAATTTATTCTCCTCACATGTATATTCGGTTTCAGCGTCACATTTCCTTTCATTACATTGATGACGGTCGTCTTCGTCACTAAGATCTAAGCAGTCGTTATCTCCATCACAAATGTAGATTCTTGGAATACAATTGCCGTTGTCGCAAGTGAAGAGATCTCCGAAGCAAGTGCGACCTTCTGAGCGGCAATATTCTGGTGGTTCGTCAGCGCCGTCGCCGCAATCATCATCGCCGTCGCAATACCAAGTGGCAGGGATACATCGGTGGTTCGGACAGCGGAAGCTGTTTTGAGGGCACGTACGTTGCGCGCAATGTAGCGGGTCTTCATCTGAATTATCGCCGCAATCGTTGTCTCCATCGCAAAGCCAGTATGGTTCTACGCAGATATTTGTCTTTTCACATTTCAAATGGTTAGTTGGGCATGTGGTGTTTCGCGGGCATCTTTCATGAGTTTCATCTGATGTAACATTGTCTTTACAGTCATTTATTCCGTTGCAGACTTGCGACATGGGAATACATCTTGAATTCTGACATGTGAACTCTCCTTCAGCACACGGTGGATAAATGCAGCCTTCTTCATCGGAACCATCTTTGCAATCATTCTCGTGATCACATTTCCATGATTTAAAGATACAACGTCCATTGTTGCATCGGAATTCGTTTGGTGAACATGAATGGTACGCGCAATAGTTACGATCTTCATCAGAATTGTCTCCACAATCGTCATCACCATCACAGGACCACATCCTACTAATACATTTTCCATTTGCACAGAAGAATTTAGAAGGATCGCAAGTTATATTCTTAGCTACACACATTCTTCCTTCATTGACCAATTTGGTGTTTTCATCACATCTACATTCAGCGGTGTTATTTGGCGCTGGATGACAGCTTTGGGCGCAGCCGCCATTGCTAATACTACACGCATTGGCTTGACATAATTGACGTTTCTTGCTGTATACATGGATATCCCGTGGAGAGTCCTCTAAACGCTTTACCATTTCGATCATATTAGAACCTGTGTGTTTTTCGGCCCGATATACTCCGCGCAGTTGCAAATCTGTCCAGTAAATGTAGTTTCTATATACGGTAATAGCGAAAGGATAAATTGTGGCAGAAATGAGGACTTCTCGATTGGAACCGTCAAGTCTTGAGCGTTCAATCTTTTCACGGACCGCATCACTCCAATATAGCatgttttcatcaaaatctattgTCAGACCACTCGGTTGGGATAGATCTTTATCTATAACAGCCTTCTTTAGCGACCCAGCCATGGTAGTTCTGTAAATCTTTCCTGAAGTTCCGAATCTACCCCAATCTGTGTAGTACAATGTTCCATTGCAAGGATCTACAACTATAGCTCTTGGTCGTTCTACTCTAGCGATCATTACTAATTCACTGCCATCCAAATTCATAGCAAAGATGGAGTTATTTGAACTATCCGTCCAGTATATCTTCTTTTGAGTCCAATCGTATGAAATGCCTTCAGGGTTAATGCCTTTGTTGATGATATTTTGAATGGCGGTAGGATCAGGGTTATTTGCGTTCATCCAAGCTATTCTAGCCCATGGTCTTATTTGAGTAAAGAATAATTTGTTATCGGCATAATCAAATTCTACACCTACTACATTAGTCAGGTTTCCAATAGGTTTAAAAGGTACACCTGTTGATTTGGGATCTAAATTAATACCGCGGATTTCCGTCCTAGTAGTAAAGACCAAATATTCATCAACTGTAGTACATTTCTTTATGTTGTTCGGATCTACTTGGCCTGTCGCGCAATCGCATTTATAAGTAACTCCTTTGTTAGATTCTGGCGGATAACTAAAGCATAATTGTTCACAACCGCCGTTGCCGAACTTTCTGCAAGGATTATTCTCATCAGTAGGTTGATTGTTGCCATCGAATATTACTATATCTCTCAATTTAGGTAGATTTGTTCTTAACTTCTCTGGCATTGTTGTATTTCCAGGTAATTTAGATGCTTTGTAAATAGTTTGTAAGTTCCTATCGACCCAGTATACGTTTCCTGTGTGAACAGCAATTCCCATTGGGTTCGGGAGATTTGATCTGATCAGCTGTCGATTTCCACCattatatgatattttctgtatttgaTCTAACTTGGAATCCACCCAATAAACATCATGGGTCAACATATCAATGGTCAAATCTCTGGGATTGGAAATTCCTGAGCTAACGACTGTCTGCCAACTGGAACCATCAAGGTAAGCTTTACCAATGCGAGGGTATTGACCATAATCGATCCAATACAGCAATCTCTTCAAAGGATTCACAGCTAATTCTCTAGGAGCATCCATTGTAGTTTTAACCAACACTTTTCTATGGGAACCATCAAGCCAGCACATTTCTACGTAATTTTCGTGAGGAAAGACATTGGTGAAATATAGATTACCAGCGACCCAATCAATAGCTAGACCTCTAATGCCATTACTGCCAATACCATCTCGAATTACATGTTCTAATTCGGTGCCGTTCGGGCGAATACGGAAGATTCCGTTCCATTGTCCTCTGTTAAATTCGACCCAGTAAATATAGTTCTCAGCAAAATGTACATCGACGTGCAGAATGTGATGCCCTTGGCCGGTAACTGGAACCATAGCTTCAGCTGTGGAATCTAAACTGTATCCTCTAATAAGGTCCAATTGGGATACTACAGCGAATGTCTTGTAAGGAACGCAATTAacttcattttcttttctgtAACCGACTGAGCAGGCACAGACTCTCGATCTACCCTCACCTGGAATACAGATCTGTTCACATCCGCCATTCGCTGTGGCACACGGATGGTGTATCATCTTCCTCTTTTGGAACACAGTTAATGATTTCAAATCACTTTCATTGTCCAATATTGTCTTAATATTATCACCGTTAGGCAAATCTGCTTTAATAATCTTTTCGTGTTGTGGATCTAGTACGTATAATCTTGAATCTAGTACTGCAATGACTTTAGGATATGATATGGCATTAGCTTCAGTAAGAATGGTCTTTCTGTCGAGTCCGTCTGAATTGACACTATTGATGCTAGGAGGGTATTGGGTGCTGAAATAAACGATTTTGAGCTCTATGTCTATAGCAATAGCTTCTGGTCTTTCTATGCTGTCGACTAGAATGACAGGGTTGGAGCCGTCCATGTTGGCTTTTCCGATTTTGGCCGGAACTCCGTAGCCTCCCTcgtcggtccagtagatttttctagaatgataaataattaaattattatttttaaaaaagtattaaggAAATTACCAAATAAGAAGATAGATGAAAACTGAAAGGAAGaacaacaacaaacaacaTAATTTGACGTTGAATAAATCAATGCAGCTGAAGTATAAAATGGAACATAATACCTCAAGTTATTGATCGCAATAACTTGactttaataattaagaaaaatgatgcaataaattatcttGCATACTTATAACATTGCTTTAATGTGAATACTGCTATAATAACGTTATAacgtattaaataaataaaaaacacttaCCCTTCAGTGGGATCTAACGCGATGCCTCTGGGTTTAGCTACAGAGTCCTTCTTTCCGTTGTTAGCAAGAACTACGGAACGGTACCTCACctgaatacaaaaataacaattgaataaacaaaaaatagaaaagcctaaattttaatacgtgaataaataagtagaaaggacaaaaaaaaattgcaagcTGGTTTATGACTTTGCCAATTAGTAATAGTAATGATTCAAATACcagaaaacttattttcatcAACTTGTTTCCacactgaataaaaaattacgaaaattaACACAAAGCTACGTTTAAAAGCTAATGTAATGACAACTAAACTCACCTTGCTATCAACTCTGACCAGCTCAATATTACTGGCAACTCTATTCGCCATATACAAGTTCCTTCCAATCCAATCGAACGCAATGGACGAAGGCGCGCCAACGACTCCGGTGTCGTGTCCGAGAAACTCGACCTTATTGCCACCGCCGTAAGGCATAGTGTAGATTGTACagttttcatcatcatcactaTCGCCAGAGATGGATTGTAGCCAGTAAAGCATGTGACCTTGACGGTCGTAGTCGATTTGGACTCCACCtgggtaaaatatatacaaactttAGCTATGTCCTTTAAGAAAGTTATATATTGTACCGATGATATAATAGCAAATAGAAAAGatcttttacatttttttccaaaagtataattaaactggtgagagtataatttaaataaaggtaACTAAATTATTCCTATgagatttcattattaaaagcGGGCGAGTGCTGTGtgagcaaaaataaatgtttttttctgtttcgtatttatatgaattatttttagttaaagaactaaaatcattattttattctgctAATTTTTAGTGAGTATATGAAGATACATTAAActgcaatataaaaaaaactgttcgtAAGAAAAAGTTAGTACCTTGTACTCCAACAATTGAAGACAGTTGTCCCGCGCGCCCTGAACCATCGGGTGCCAAATCAATGATCTGTGAGCCCTTGAGCACCATTAGGTATGAATTCTCCTctgtaataatagtaaaaaaattcaataaataaataatatatacttttaaaacaatgtGAAAAACAAGATCAAAATCCATGTCGGTCCAAGCATACTACCCTGAGGCACCCTACAAAGATTAAGGcgtttttcttctttcaaCCAATAAcgaatattaagttttttacttCAGACTAACTCACTAGATATATTAGGGTCAcgaaatagatttaaatagtattcatttaattttattgtatctaCTGTCTCTGTGTGGATTGTATTCGAAGTTTTCGATATATCAAAGATTTGACAAAACATGTTACttcaatttaagaaaaaaagacACAACTAATAAAATCTACTTACCTTCATTACATCTTCCATCTGGTAGTAGTTTAAATCCGGTCTTGCACAGACAAGTATATCCGACAGTTTCGTTTGGACTCAGCAGACAGAGATGTTGACAAGCGTCCTTCTTACACGGCGATTGGTATTTAGGCTGAAGAGACGGATGATGCACATGGATCGATAAAGGCTGAGAAATCAAGTGAGAAACCACTGTTTGGTTCGTCCCTCTGAACTTATGCGCCGATAAAACACGATTCAACTGTCTATCTGTCCAATATAATGTGTCTTCGAATAAGGTCAAAGAATGCGGGTGTAACAAGTAATGACTGCCAGCCAAAACTTGCTGACGACCTGTGCCATCGTAATTACAGAAATCTATGAAATCCAACTTTGAATCCGCGAAATAAACTCTCTTAGTTGCCGTGTCTAACGTCAATCCATTAGGCCAGTATATCTTTGTCGTGATAATAGCAGATCTTCGACTTCCATCCATACCGACTCTTTCGATTCTCGGGTTTTCTCCCCAATCGGTCCAGAACAACCAACTGGCTTCTCTTGCAGGATCCAAGCACATTCCTCTGGGTTGCGTAATATTTCCGCTAAGCAACGTTGCGCGGGAGCTACCATCTTCTTTCGCCACTTCTATTGTATTCAGCTTACTGTCTaaccaatatatatttcctcCCACCCAATCGTAAGCTAATCCTTCAACTAAATCCAAGCCTGTAGTGATAATCTCTTTAGGTTCACTGCCTCTGTCAAGTCTAGCgatcattttcaatttcatatcTGACCAGAATATAGTTCCAGTGTGCATATCTGAGGCCGTGGCGACGACATTTTCTACGTTAATTGGTACTCTTTCCAAACCCTGTTCATTCAGATCAGCGACTAAGATGGAATGTCTGTTGGATATGATGAGGAAGGCACTGGAATGGTTGTTCGCTTTGCAGGTGTGGTTGTCTGTAGAGAGTCTGTATCCGTCAACGCAGCTACAAGCGTAAGAACTCTTGGAGTTTGTACACAGTTGGGAGCACATTCCTGTCAATGAAAGAATATGTTATTTAGTATTGATCaaagcataataaaatatttgtttatctataattagGATCAAACATACTTGGAAATAGCTAGTACTCTTGGGAAACCTACGGATTTCTTAACGGACAAATACCTGTACCCAAGATAggtataaaagaaattgatgaGAATCATAATATCGGTAAACGATGTAGACTCAAAACTGTTACCACAAAATTAATCGCAAGTTTACCATCttggttaaaaaatataattacatcagGCAATAGAAGCAAAGGCTGCGATGGAATTTGGTGTAACGCTACTTCTTGCGCTTTGGAACGTGGCAGTagaattagttttaagttaatttttaacattaaaaaagtcATGTAGGTATATCATCTTAAGttcaataaagaatatattttcttacctGGAGGAGTACACTCGTCGATATCCTTACAGTTGAGGCCGTTGGTGTCGAGTTCCTCTCCCTTCGGACACAAACAGAGTGGTCCAGTTGGAGTTTGCTTGCATCCATTCGAACAGAGGCCATCTTGATGCTCGCATTCCGCGAAGTCACAGCTTGCACCTGAaaggattaaataaatataattcattaaagAGTATAAAACGAAGAAATTTCTTTTGAAActcgcaacggattttgatgcagtcttcactgttattttattcctGAAGCTTTATACATACACAAATGACCCCTGGGGGAGCCGGGCCAGGTCGCTagaaatatacatagatagataaactctttattgcaccattcacaaaggagttgtaagttacaacaagatattcaatcATAATGAGTGCAATGGCGGAattatcgctaatgcaatttcttccagccaaccattggatatatatatatatatatatatatatatatataaaggttggctggatatatatatatatatatgtatatgtatattagacatatcacacagattgagctagccccaaaataagtgagactagtgttatgggatactaactcaacggtactaacTACAAATACAGATAGATAAACTTCtaaagaagtttattttttacgctggcCCAGGGCTTTGCGGCGTCGCAGCCTCAAAAGTGAAGCCTAAAATGTGAAGAAATGATATTATCGAATTTTACatctacctaccgccatctagagGCAAGTAGTAAACTATCCAGTCAACCAGTGTGAAAATTAGATGAATTACCTTCATCAGCGCCATTAGGGCAGTCGGGTTTGTTGTCGCACACCTGGGTGATGTTGACGCAGCGGTCCGTAACGCCCGGACACGCCCATTGGCCAGAACCGCATCTGTAACAATATATagc
This portion of the Plodia interpunctella isolate USDA-ARS_2022_Savannah chromosome 10, ilPloInte3.2, whole genome shotgun sequence genome encodes:
- the mgl gene encoding low-density lipoprotein receptor-related protein 2 isoform X3, which encodes MRSAGEAFCLLLVVASVAAQIDTRHLSGDTLCPNGMFRCPEGKCIPELWVCNYQKDCEKGEDEFQSCPPPECEPGQLACSQYMFNKTYCIPPHYRCDMVVDCLDGTDEADCVYRNCQPDDFQCGVERASSAKSAQGPCIPKQKRCDGYLDCRTGKDEQGCPGEAVPCRLDQFKCATGNRCVDASAKCDHKNDCGDNSDEANCNFPPCHIATQFRCSNSLCIPLTYHCDGYKDCADGTDEANCTAIACPDNKYLCPKGGPGGTHKCISRTQLCDGKKDCEDNADEETACSTTTCPALECEYKCVASPSGGACACPAGLTLSPDNRTCVDRDECKEWGYCHQLCVNTPGSYKCACAPGYSLVGGQKCAASASAAPALALAHEKAVLRMDLHGRAVTPMANATSAAGLDYHYKRNILFWSDLKTRKIHSQMLSVPAGVTSYGGHDISVAGSWAPVALAVDWVGDKLYVADAVGQKIDVFELDGRWHAVVLGSNLTNPADIALDPTLGFMFVADSSQIIRANMDGTHTKSIVSEAAYKASGIAVDIISRRVFWCDSLLDYIETVDYDGNHRFLVLRGQQVPSPSRLALFEDRVYWSDSTKQGISSVSKYEGSLSIQAIYKMKDVRDPKAITVIHSLKQTSVNNPCGNNNGGCAQMCIVTALPNGGLGYRCACNVGYKLETDLRNCNLVSEFLMYSQQRFIKGKVLNPVIEGFSDAILPVVSRRARFVGLDFDARDEHIYYSDVLQDVIYRVHRNGSTREIVLASQNEGVEGLAVDWASKNLYYIDSRKGTLNVLSTRNVSYRRTLLKDLKRPRAIVVHPNKGFIFFSEWDRPANISRVNTDGSGLLVFENVTLGWPNGLSIDFNTDRVYWCDALLDHVQHARLDGTDVKTVNSKLIRHPFSIVIYGEFMYITDWRLDAIVRLHKLTGEQEDIMLREPNTNRLYGVKVYSEEVQRIDPMQPCARNNGNCQKLCFAIPRNNTGILTVKCGCPYGEKLSTDGTNCEADPNSEPPVRACPNTWDFTCNNQRCIPKSWVCDGDDDCLDNSDEEFANCTKATCSSSEFMCKSGRCIPATFRCDAENDCGDYSDETGCVNVTCSSSQFKCDNGRCVPNTWKCDSENDCGDGSDEGAHCAEKTCAYFQFTCPRTGHCIPTSWVCDGDDDCFDKQDEADCPPVSCLASQFKCADLKQCVQEAYKCDGIPDCNDGSDEAGCPAVAPHQCHDKQFQCRSSSICIPSTWYCDGTPDCEDLSDEPATCGSVTCPHTHVRCDNGRCIFKSYVCDGNDDCGDNSDEGVKHACKPPPFRCGSGQWACPGVTDRCVNITQVCDNKPDCPNGADEGASCDFAECEHQDGLCSNGCKQTPTGPLCLCPKGEELDTNGLNCKDIDECTPPGMCSQLCTNSKSSYACSCVDGYRLSTDNHTCKANNHSSAFLIISNRHSILVADLNEQGLERVPINVENVVATASDMHTGTIFWSDMKLKMIARLDRGSEPKEIITTGLDLVEGLAYDWVGGNIYWLDSKLNTIEVAKEDGSSRATLLSGNITQPRGMCLDPAREASWLFWTDWGENPRIERVGMDGSRRSAIITTKIYWPNGLTLDTATKRVYFADSKLDFIDFCNYDGTGRQQVLAGSHYLLHPHSLTLFEDTLYWTDRQLNRVLSAHKFRGTNQTVVSHLISQPLSIHVHHPSLQPKYQSPCKKDACQHLCLLSPNETVGYTCLCKTGFKLLPDGRCNEEENSYLMVLKGSQIIDLAPDGSGRAGQLSSIVGVQGGVQIDYDRQGHMLYWLQSISGDSDDDENCTIYTMPYGGGNKVEFLGHDTGVVGAPSSIAFDWIGRNLYMANRVASNIELVRVDSKVRYRSVVLANNGKKDSVAKPRGIALDPTEGKIYWTDEGGYGVPAKIGKANMDGSNPVILVDSIERPEAIAIDIELKIVYFSTQYPPSINSVNSDGLDRKTILTEANAISYPKVIAVLDSRLYVLDPQHEKIIKADLPNGDNIKTILDNESDLKSLTVFQKRKMIHHPCATANGGCEQICIPGEGRSRVCACSVGYRKENEVNCVPYKTFAVVSQLDLIRGYSLDSTAEAMVPVTGQGHHILHVDVHFAENYIYWVEFNRGQWNGIFRIRPNGTELEHVIRDGIGSNGIRGLAIDWVAGNLYFTNVFPHENYVEMCWLDGSHRKVLVKTTMDAPRELAVNPLKRLLYWIDYGQYPRIGKAYLDGSSWQTVVSSGISNPRDLTIDMLTHDVYWVDSKLDQIQKISYNGGNRQLIRSNLPNPMGIAVHTGNVYWVDRNLQTIYKASKLPGNTTMPEKLRTNLPKLRDIVIFDGNNQPTDENNPCRKFGNGGCEQLCFSYPPESNKGVTYKCDCATGQVDPNNIKKCTTVDEYLVFTTRTEIRGINLDPKSTGVPFKPIGNLTNVVGVEFDYADNKLFFTQIRPWARIAWMNANNPDPTAIQNIINKGINPEGISYDWTQKKIYWTDSSNNSIFAMNLDGSELVMIARVERPRAIVVDPCNGTLYYTDWGRFGTSGKIYRTTMAGSLKKAVIDKDLSQPSGLTIDFDENMLYWSDAVREKIERSRLDGSNREVLISATIYPFAITVYRNYIYWTDLQLRGVYRAEKHTGSNMIEMVKRLEDSPRDIHVYSKKRQLCQANACSISNGGCAQSCHPAPNNTAECRCDENTKLVNEGRMCVAKNITCDPSKFFCANGKCISRMWSCDGDDDCGDNSDEDRNYCAYHSCSPNEFRCNNGRCIFKSWKCDHENDCKDGSDEEGCIYPPCAEGEFTCQNSRCIPMSQVCNGINDCKDNVTSDETHERCPRNTTCPTNHLKCEKTNICVEPYWLCDGDNDCGDNSDEDPLHCAQRTCPQNSFRCPNHRCIPATWYCDGDDDCGDGADEPPEYCRSEGRTCFGDLFTCDNGNCIPRIYICDGDNDCLDLSDEDDRHQCNERKCDAETEYTCEENKFWGRAQCIPRKWLCDGDPDCIDGADENSTIHHCAAPAPCADDQFQCNNGRCINEGWVCDHDNDCGDGSDEGKRCNKEYKQCSDQEFTCQNFKCIRNHFRCDGEDDCGDHSDEVGCTKQNKTCPNGQFKCNNDQCIDNRLVCNKVADCTDESDEPAHCHVDECAKLEINQCGHKCVDTLTGYYCDCNQGYKLLPDGKACADVDECVETPGVCSQLCSNTPGSYYCKCNDQYYEREADEHTCKRKDNTSAWVIFTNKYYVRNMSTDASIYNLVHQDLMNVVAIDFDFKEHKMYFADVSAKTIYRSDYTEPNPTKEVVIRHDSHALEGIAIDWIGRKLYWLDRHSKNLDVSELDGTRRKTLKTGVADPRAIVVHPGTGYLYFTSWHLQAYIGKMGMDGSNFTVILNWEQDIAWPNALTIDYFTDRIYWADAHLDYIGSADLEGRHRHVVLSGTKVPHVFALSLFDDEIYWTDWNLKAISKANKHSGENLAVLRNTTHRPYDIHVVHPLRQLPYTNPCGDNNGGCSHLCLIAPPHESSYLNIEGYGEEGATTYKCACPNQFYLARDQKTCIANCTDGQHRCNGRDEKCIPWFWKCDGEKDCMDGSDEPDTCPVRHCRAGSFQCKNTNCTPAATICDGTDDCGDGSDEAQCSHECPLLEFKCKSSGRCILDSWKCDGDTDCKDNSDEDPIMCHNRPCNTDTEFSCKNGRCIPKLWMCDFDNDCGDDSDEPAYMCRQRNCTTGWRRCPGQSNYRCIPKWLFCDGKDDCRDGSDELPENCPSCNSETDFTCENKRCIPKQWLCDFTDDCGDGSDEAEATCQHNYRECSESEFKCGNGKCISSRWRCDHEDDCGDNSDEMDCGGFKCKNGTFQCKSGHCIAAYFRCDGDRDCRDLSDEIGCPPRFPGGKYCPESRFQCGNNLCVSQSDLCDGTDDCGDGSDEAASICTNFNCDTLRRFHCDNHRCVPRYQVCDGIDNCGDGSDENNMTLCATRARPCDPYSQFQCANKRCVDRSQLCDFADDCGDASDELGCHHTHACDHMDKGGCEHFCTNLTSSGGGYICTCFQGWIISPQDKKKCVDVDECAQGTHHCSQICSNVNGSFACSCRDGFRLADSLSGVCKAIEDDVVLIFANGPEIRAFVQDKNEEFEVISSEKRIEALDYDPIHEMVFWADSYDKTIKRSYMVNAMEGQVKSGFAQDLNMKGNSKPTALAVDYVGDNLYWTEADRTGSKPRGRVMVARTDGRYRRAIVSAGIESPTSLSLDPQMGKMFWSDSGSAPKIEISWMDGSKRRPIVTENIRHPTGLAIDQAMDHTIYWVDTKLNTIETIRHDGSNRRIILRGDTLKHPISLDVFESSLYWVTRDTGELVRQDKFGRGVPFVISKDLVNPSAVKVYHPRRYNTSAVSRAACARAACSHVCLGVPGGRRCACPDQQPPPKRAGADRACDAAVEAPRALPRVCPCENGGRCVETADGVTCSCRAPLQPPLCAAAAAATGARAGATAAVLVPVLLILVLVLVGAAGWFFVRKRPFGKGGLGSLASSQSVSFRQGSNVEFGGVAEPAYTLEDTRRKGRDFSNPMYDAVTRARAAGDEPPLPGIYEVPEEIKDKVVSAVLSPSSTETRGARALDPAADTGADTAQLVREDRHC